In a genomic window of Arachnia rubra:
- a CDS encoding TIGR02678 family protein, whose product MMLGNDHAEIQAAFMGLLASPLVTPWRHPELHVLVHRHAPTLKVWAKRLGYLLAGNNRCYRLRRPPIGGAVALPAATPIPRGQLVLVLYAASCLEASLGESLTLQELSDDVAQLAQMNGSWPYDPNHRPDRQRLLSAVNLLTGHGVLEKRTPGTLQNDWERTGSGIGAGYLLHRDALMLLVNTDDVDLALARRADGGEDTRGAELLRVLVECQALYPAELPESHRDYLAAHRSRLAERAEELTGGQVEVRSDALVLVLPASRELPQGLVCGFPDATTLDWVSLAMIDSLCQEASGFHRVPGEQVLAAAERIHRDKGKQLTTALRESPEAIRDAVAARLAGIGLLRLEAGDWILTPAAGRYRDAELTLSEDD is encoded by the coding sequence ATGATGCTGGGCAATGACCACGCCGAGATCCAGGCCGCCTTCATGGGGCTGCTGGCGAGTCCGCTCGTCACGCCCTGGCGGCATCCGGAATTGCACGTGCTGGTGCATCGCCACGCCCCCACCCTGAAGGTCTGGGCCAAACGGCTCGGGTATCTCCTAGCCGGCAACAACCGCTGCTACCGGCTGCGCCGACCACCCATCGGCGGCGCCGTCGCGCTGCCCGCGGCCACGCCGATTCCCCGCGGTCAGCTGGTGCTTGTCCTGTACGCCGCCAGCTGCCTGGAAGCCAGCCTCGGAGAGTCACTCACCCTCCAGGAACTGTCCGACGACGTCGCTCAGCTGGCCCAGATGAACGGGAGCTGGCCCTACGACCCGAACCACCGGCCGGACCGGCAGCGGCTGCTGTCCGCCGTCAACCTGCTGACCGGCCACGGAGTGCTGGAGAAACGCACCCCCGGGACGCTGCAGAACGACTGGGAACGCACCGGGTCGGGAATCGGTGCCGGCTATCTGCTGCATCGTGATGCTTTGATGCTGCTGGTGAACACCGATGACGTCGACCTGGCCCTGGCGCGCCGCGCGGATGGCGGTGAGGACACCCGGGGGGCGGAGTTGCTACGGGTCCTGGTCGAATGCCAGGCCTTGTATCCTGCTGAGCTCCCCGAGTCCCACCGCGACTACCTGGCGGCGCATCGCAGCCGGCTGGCCGAGAGAGCCGAGGAGCTGACGGGCGGTCAGGTTGAGGTGCGCAGCGATGCCCTGGTGCTGGTCCTGCCCGCATCGCGGGAGCTGCCGCAGGGCCTGGTCTGTGGTTTTCCTGACGCCACCACCCTGGACTGGGTGTCGCTGGCCATGATCGACTCCCTATGCCAGGAAGCCAGCGGATTCCACCGGGTGCCAGGTGAACAGGTGCTGGCAGCGGCGGAGCGCATCCACCGTGACAAGGGAAAACAGCTCACTACCGCGCTGCGGGAGTCGCCAGAGGCGATCCGCGATGCCGTGGCGGCCCGGCTGGCTGGCATCGGCTTGCTGAGGCTGGAGGCCGGAGACTGGATTCTCACCCCCGCGGCAGGACGCTACCGCGACGCCGAACTGACCCTGAGCGAGGACGACTAA